One Henriciella litoralis genomic window carries:
- a CDS encoding YaiO family outer membrane beta-barrel protein encodes MAALWGKQVFIASALLGYAAAAPFAVAEEKSRIDQATEARLDGRFDDAEALLLAETSEYPENADAWLQLGLAHSAQGDFDEAREALNRTLQIAPDYTDADLALARLDWYEGRNNAALNRLSGMVETPDTIALRQRIETAEQTDQTSAWRLDLAVGRSTLTQSLPDWTELSGAATYQTGSGQSYTLLVDYADRFNTSDVYLEGRAGSRLSPRFTGYLAAGGAPDAIFRPEWAVSTGLTALIGDITDPTDALRASADFRYAQYPAGVVQSGKFGVAKPFASDTFRLGGSLILLSDEQGDTRRGYVLQGEWQAAPASRILLTYADAPETSDGITLDVKSAVLAWRQSVSDRQSFQINLVHETRSAYDRTGIVVSTSVTF; translated from the coding sequence GTGGCAGCTCTCTGGGGCAAACAAGTTTTCATCGCGTCGGCGCTGCTCGGCTACGCTGCTGCAGCACCATTCGCCGTCGCGGAAGAAAAAAGCCGGATTGACCAAGCCACAGAAGCCCGTCTCGATGGCCGGTTTGATGATGCCGAAGCCCTGCTTCTGGCGGAGACATCAGAATATCCGGAAAACGCTGATGCGTGGCTCCAGCTTGGCCTCGCACACTCGGCGCAAGGCGATTTCGACGAGGCGCGCGAGGCTCTGAACCGAACGCTGCAAATCGCGCCAGATTACACAGATGCAGACCTCGCCCTGGCCCGGCTCGACTGGTATGAGGGGCGCAATAATGCGGCGCTGAACCGCCTGTCCGGAATGGTGGAGACGCCGGACACGATTGCGCTTCGCCAACGTATCGAGACAGCCGAACAAACCGATCAGACCTCGGCATGGCGGCTGGATCTGGCTGTCGGGCGCAGCACGTTGACGCAAAGCCTGCCAGACTGGACTGAGCTGTCAGGTGCCGCGACATACCAGACCGGCAGCGGCCAAAGCTACACCTTGCTTGTCGATTACGCTGATCGTTTCAATACCTCCGATGTCTATCTCGAAGGCCGGGCAGGCTCGCGTCTGTCCCCCCGCTTTACCGGATACCTGGCGGCAGGCGGCGCGCCAGATGCCATCTTCCGGCCTGAATGGGCCGTATCCACCGGTTTGACAGCTCTCATCGGGGATATAACCGACCCAACTGATGCCCTCCGCGCTTCGGCAGATTTTCGGTATGCCCAATATCCTGCCGGGGTCGTCCAGAGCGGCAAGTTCGGCGTCGCAAAACCTTTCGCCAGCGATACATTTCGACTGGGCGGAAGCCTGATTTTGCTATCCGATGAACAAGGCGACACGCGCCGGGGCTATGTGCTTCAAGGCGAGTGGCAGGCAGCTCCCGCCAGCCGCATCCTTCTCACCTATGCGGATGCGCCGGAAACGTCTGACGGGATCACGCTTGATGTTAAATCTGCCGTGCTCGCCTGGCGTCAGTCTGTCAGCGACCGACAATCGTTTCAGATCAATCTCGTGCACGAAACGCGCTCAGCCTATGACCGTACCGGGATTGTCGTTTCTACCAGCGTCACCTTCTGA
- a CDS encoding HEAT repeat domain-containing protein — protein MAAISIAAFLLLVVHRYLSRKAKTRGERIHNETIDALLVANEDHDEAVRKLTPMIRSRATFTQTFLEYTSLVRGSDLQHAVDALLDAGAEAEIIKSLHGGNNKYRRVAAETLGFFDTDTVKVALFNVLESKAPTPVKVAATRSLLALGQKPDLADILPRFDLRELEAPLEMAAIFQFFARDNPEPLIRRVGMGVDDDGLQSMMIEALGRCDVYDAIPVLEARTQNKSARVRAAAIEALGRLGLPIASTIIEAALRDENSEVRAEAAEAVGNVVMPEYAHKLETLLSDVDWNVRFRAAAAMLELGADSRLLLEAAALQNPSQRAQQTASLVLSERAAA, from the coding sequence ATGGCTGCGATATCAATCGCCGCATTTCTCCTTCTGGTCGTCCATCGATATCTTTCCCGGAAGGCTAAAACGCGGGGCGAACGCATCCACAATGAGACGATAGATGCGCTGCTTGTGGCGAACGAGGACCATGACGAAGCCGTTCGCAAACTCACGCCGATGATCCGAAGTCGCGCGACCTTTACTCAAACTTTCCTGGAGTACACCTCGCTCGTACGCGGCAGTGATCTTCAGCATGCGGTGGATGCGTTGCTGGACGCCGGCGCTGAAGCGGAAATCATCAAATCGCTGCATGGTGGTAACAATAAGTACCGCCGCGTCGCCGCAGAAACCCTGGGCTTCTTTGATACCGATACGGTCAAGGTTGCCTTGTTCAACGTGCTTGAAAGCAAGGCGCCGACGCCCGTGAAAGTCGCTGCGACACGCTCACTTCTTGCCCTGGGACAGAAGCCCGATCTTGCTGATATTCTACCCCGGTTCGACCTGCGTGAGCTCGAGGCCCCACTGGAAATGGCCGCGATCTTCCAGTTCTTCGCGCGGGATAATCCTGAGCCTCTTATTCGGCGCGTTGGCATGGGGGTCGATGATGACGGCCTGCAATCGATGATGATCGAGGCGCTTGGTCGGTGCGATGTATATGACGCCATTCCTGTGCTCGAAGCCCGCACCCAGAACAAAAGCGCGCGCGTCCGAGCCGCCGCGATAGAGGCGCTGGGCCGTCTTGGACTGCCGATCGCAAGTACAATCATCGAAGCAGCCCTGCGTGATGAGAATAGCGAAGTTCGCGCGGAAGCAGCCGAAGCTGTCGGCAATGTCGTCATGCCGGAATATGCCCACAAGCTTGAAACGCTCTTGTCGGATGTCGACTGGAACGTCCGGTTCAGAGCTGCCGCGGCCATGCTGGAACTCGGCGCCGATAGCCGTCTTTTGCTCGAAGCCGCCGCCCTGCAGAACCCTTCGCAGCGGGCGCAACAAACGGCAAGCCTGGTCTTATCAGAACGTGCCGCAGCATGA
- a CDS encoding response regulator, whose amino-acid sequence MSKPKILVADDDRMLRALLSHKLKALGCDIVATENGKEALEVLENESIDLVILDGMMPIMDGTEALQRMRANPKTADLPVIMLTARRREEDAILALEMGATDYISKPFNPDELMIRIRRWLNGSGQNQAGSVSSVS is encoded by the coding sequence ATGTCAAAACCGAAAATCCTAGTCGCAGATGACGATCGCATGCTTCGTGCTCTCCTGTCTCACAAGCTGAAAGCTCTGGGCTGCGACATCGTCGCGACAGAAAACGGCAAAGAGGCGCTCGAAGTACTGGAAAACGAGTCGATCGATCTCGTCATCCTTGATGGCATGATGCCGATTATGGATGGCACCGAAGCGCTTCAGCGGATGCGCGCCAATCCGAAGACGGCCGACCTTCCGGTCATCATGCTGACCGCCCGGCGGCGCGAGGAAGACGCGATTCTCGCACTCGAAATGGGCGCGACGGACTATATTTCCAAACCATTCAATCCCGACGAATTGATGATCCGTATTCGTCGCTGGCTGAACGGATCCGGTCAGAACCAGGCCGGTTCTGTCAGCTCGGTAAGCTAG
- a CDS encoding glycosyltransferase family 2 protein, with product MNIVGEATLMTAAAWITIFVITVGLIQNFFYVAQLLIAWAAMTRQPLVRRSALLWRRYADLAPPIALISPAYNEERSVVQSVRSLLALEYACFEVIVVNDGSKDNTLAELISAFDLKPISRASDQQLEHAPIRGIYGSKMHPSLLVIDKENGGKADALNAGINVSRSPIFCSMDADSVLERDALLRAVRPFIDDPSRVIAVGGTVRLANGCRIEDGRVISTGLSNNLLALFQTVEYVRAFLMARLAWSDIGALTIISGAFGLFRRGVVVEVGGYSTDTVGEDMELVVKLHKHLRQQKRDYRIAYIAEPICWTEAPEDMRTLRRQRERWLRGSVETFFRHRDMFLNPRYGRVGSLGFTNIILVDVLGPIVEILGYMLIPLFYATGLLSLPYLLAFLGVSFMFGIMISVFSLVLEESSLRRVQKVSDLLKLGAIAVLENFGYRQLNNIWRIRGFWQFLRGKTEWGEMTRKGFSRPGPTGQ from the coding sequence ATGAACATCGTCGGCGAAGCAACCCTGATGACGGCGGCGGCCTGGATTACAATCTTTGTAATCACGGTGGGCCTGATCCAGAACTTTTTCTACGTCGCGCAGCTTCTGATCGCGTGGGCCGCCATGACCCGCCAGCCGCTGGTGCGCCGTTCGGCATTGCTTTGGCGACGCTATGCAGACCTGGCGCCCCCCATCGCCCTCATCAGTCCTGCCTACAATGAAGAAAGAAGCGTCGTTCAGAGCGTGCGCTCATTGCTGGCGCTGGAATACGCATGTTTCGAAGTGATCGTTGTGAATGACGGCTCGAAGGACAACACGCTTGCAGAGCTGATCTCGGCTTTTGACCTGAAGCCGATCTCACGCGCGAGTGACCAGCAACTCGAACACGCGCCAATTCGTGGCATCTATGGCTCAAAAATGCACCCGAGCCTGCTCGTCATCGACAAGGAAAATGGCGGCAAGGCAGATGCGCTGAATGCTGGGATCAACGTCTCGCGTTCGCCGATTTTCTGTTCGATGGATGCGGACTCCGTACTTGAGCGTGACGCGCTACTGCGCGCCGTCCGTCCGTTCATTGATGACCCTAGCCGGGTTATCGCCGTGGGCGGTACCGTGCGGCTCGCAAATGGCTGCCGCATCGAAGATGGCCGTGTGATTTCAACCGGTCTCTCCAACAACCTTCTGGCGCTTTTTCAGACGGTTGAGTATGTCCGCGCCTTCCTGATGGCGCGGCTTGCCTGGAGCGACATCGGTGCCCTGACGATTATCTCCGGGGCCTTTGGCCTGTTCCGGCGTGGTGTGGTCGTCGAGGTCGGCGGTTACTCGACCGATACAGTGGGCGAAGACATGGAGCTTGTCGTGAAGCTCCATAAACATCTTCGCCAACAGAAACGCGATTATCGCATCGCCTATATTGCCGAACCGATCTGCTGGACCGAAGCGCCTGAAGATATGCGCACACTCCGCCGCCAGCGCGAGCGCTGGCTGCGTGGTTCAGTCGAAACTTTTTTTCGGCACCGGGACATGTTTCTGAACCCGCGCTATGGGCGCGTTGGCAGCCTGGGCTTCACCAATATCATACTGGTCGATGTACTCGGTCCGATTGTCGAAATCCTGGGCTACATGCTGATCCCGCTATTTTACGCGACCGGCCTTCTTTCGCTGCCCTATTTGTTGGCGTTTCTTGGGGTCAGTTTCATGTTCGGCATCATGATCAGCGTCTTCTCGCTTGTGCTGGAGGAAAGCAGTTTGCGACGGGTGCAGAAGGTGAGTGATCTCCTCAAGCTGGGCGCAATCGCCGTGCTCGAAAACTTTGGCTATCGGCAGCTCAACAATATCTGGCGGATCCGCGGCTTCTGGCAGTTCCTGCGCGGCAAAACTGAATGGGGCGAAATGACCCGAAAAGGTTTCAGCCGCCCCGGGCCCACCGGGCAGTAG
- a CDS encoding TonB-dependent receptor: protein MTLRFKTSVSAISLIALGLPAFAQDAAVPATSDPNSEGEARQERVIVTSTRREQSLQDVPLAVTAWQQDALSEKGIVSYDGLARETPGIVLNQPTANFNTITTRGIATNGYGANLQAATAIYINELPISSNGNSTILDPTLYDVERVEVLRGPQGTLFGANSLSGAVRILTKAPNPNEFEASALVDFGLVDGDALRQRYNGMVNLPLIEDKLALRVVGFYRDEDGWVDNLGTGIEGANSLEAIGGRAHLLWEPTSNFDLGLLIIHEDNKPADSALTNPNRGEYIRFTERPDLFQSNFTSYNLTANYEMDWATLTSSSTYSKIDGKFIVDLAGTFNQAIPFALDAVGYDENFVQEVRLVSADGGDWDWTLGGFYFNKRRDIDYDYRSSIDFLQARNLTGLPDEYYQSFAGYFDAIESAAFGELTYRFSDQFWVTGGLRYTETSVQSHTLPGGYNSNYLAVALGGFSNVALTVVPVVAVDGLKVEADNMSYKASASWKPMENLTTYASVATGFRSPVANARAGAVSLVDPTDLVIPDGADSDELINYEVGMKGTFLNGKLTSNLAAYYIIWSDIQVQANRLSDQVQFATNIGEAVSQGLEFEVGYYPGNGLSLFVNGSINDTEITELTPAEAAISGAELGLQLAMPNFQGAATARYDFNIGDMDAFVTGTAAYVGDFPAMLPNVPGQPNVPAPTFDYTDAYTVVNLQAGLSRDNWQVTGYVENLFDDNSITYVHPESFLDGRYARQRPQTFGVRVSVEY, encoded by the coding sequence ATGACTTTACGCTTCAAGACATCGGTATCGGCAATTTCGCTTATTGCGCTCGGCTTGCCGGCATTTGCACAGGACGCTGCAGTACCTGCGACCAGCGATCCGAATTCAGAAGGCGAGGCACGCCAGGAGCGTGTGATCGTTACATCAACTCGCCGCGAACAGAGCTTGCAGGACGTGCCGCTCGCCGTGACGGCCTGGCAGCAGGATGCGCTCAGCGAGAAGGGCATTGTCAGCTATGACGGTCTTGCGCGCGAAACGCCGGGCATCGTGCTCAACCAGCCCACCGCGAACTTCAACACGATCACAACGCGCGGCATCGCGACGAATGGCTATGGCGCAAACCTTCAGGCCGCGACCGCCATTTACATCAATGAGCTGCCTATCTCGAGCAATGGTAATTCCACTATCCTCGACCCGACGCTTTATGATGTTGAACGCGTCGAAGTCCTGCGCGGCCCACAAGGGACGCTGTTTGGCGCGAACTCGCTGTCCGGCGCCGTCCGTATCCTGACAAAAGCACCGAACCCGAATGAATTTGAAGCCTCCGCCCTGGTCGACTTCGGCCTTGTCGACGGCGACGCGCTTCGCCAGCGCTATAATGGCATGGTCAATTTGCCGTTGATCGAGGACAAGCTTGCCCTGCGGGTCGTCGGTTTCTACCGAGACGAAGATGGCTGGGTCGACAATCTGGGCACCGGGATCGAGGGCGCGAACTCGCTCGAAGCGATTGGTGGCCGCGCTCATCTTCTCTGGGAACCGACCAGCAATTTCGATCTTGGTTTGCTGATCATCCATGAAGACAACAAGCCAGCCGATTCGGCGCTGACCAACCCAAATCGAGGCGAATATATCCGCTTCACCGAGCGGCCAGATCTCTTCCAGTCGAACTTCACCAGCTACAATCTGACGGCCAATTATGAGATGGACTGGGCGACGCTGACCAGTTCGTCGACCTATTCGAAAATCGACGGCAAATTCATCGTTGACCTGGCTGGTACGTTCAATCAGGCCATTCCATTCGCGCTGGACGCGGTTGGATATGACGAGAACTTTGTGCAGGAGGTTCGTCTGGTCTCTGCCGATGGCGGCGACTGGGACTGGACGCTTGGCGGCTTCTATTTCAACAAGCGCCGCGATATCGATTATGATTACCGCTCGTCCATCGACTTCCTTCAAGCGCGCAATCTGACGGGGCTGCCGGACGAATATTATCAAAGCTTCGCAGGATATTTCGATGCGATCGAATCTGCAGCGTTTGGTGAGCTGACCTACCGGTTCTCTGATCAGTTCTGGGTAACGGGCGGACTTCGGTACACGGAAACCTCAGTGCAGTCCCACACGCTGCCGGGCGGGTACAACTCGAACTATCTGGCTGTCGCGCTTGGCGGTTTCTCAAATGTGGCGCTGACCGTTGTTCCGGTTGTAGCTGTCGATGGACTGAAGGTCGAAGCTGACAATATGTCCTACAAGGCGAGTGCCTCGTGGAAGCCGATGGAAAATCTGACGACCTATGCGTCGGTAGCGACGGGTTTCCGCTCGCCGGTGGCCAACGCCAGGGCTGGTGCGGTCAGTCTTGTTGATCCGACCGATCTCGTCATCCCGGATGGCGCAGACTCAGACGAGCTGATCAACTACGAAGTCGGTATGAAGGGTACCTTCCTGAACGGGAAGCTCACGTCCAATCTCGCGGCCTATTACATCATCTGGTCAGACATCCAGGTGCAGGCCAACCGCCTCTCCGATCAGGTTCAGTTTGCGACAAACATTGGTGAAGCTGTCAGCCAGGGCCTCGAATTTGAGGTTGGCTACTATCCAGGCAACGGACTTAGCCTGTTCGTGAACGGCTCCATCAATGACACCGAAATCACCGAGCTCACACCAGCGGAAGCTGCGATTTCAGGCGCGGAGCTTGGCCTTCAGCTTGCAATGCCCAATTTCCAGGGTGCGGCCACAGCGCGCTACGACTTCAATATCGGGGACATGGATGCATTCGTGACGGGGACGGCGGCTTATGTGGGCGATTTCCCGGCCATGCTTCCGAACGTGCCGGGTCAGCCAAATGTGCCAGCACCGACGTTTGACTATACCGATGCCTATACCGTCGTGAACCTGCAGGCTGGCCTTTCCAGGGACAACTGGCAGGTGACCGGATATGTCGAAAACCTCTTCGACGACAATTCGATCACTTACGTCCACCCCGAATCCTTCCTTGACGGGCGGTATGCGCGCCAAAGGCCGCAGACCTTTGGTGTCCGTGTGAGCGTTGAATACTGA
- a CDS encoding PAS domain S-box protein, whose amino-acid sequence MTKSALEASKAPIAWLATKSVLKNCLGLLLVAVGVFALTNLSIHLTRAQGNIAAIWPVNGVVLALMLWRSKQSWPYMLAVLGGIIFLANTLSGDELVLSSFLSLANVVEVFLVAQLYVLGRRYSLISQLGLLKLFGAATVGCLISTLLAVIGLALIGSNILLHEAIIWLSADMLGIVLFTPVVKGIVSRSTKFDLFKFSRDQVLTFCLACGVAFLVFAQSDYPFLFFVPPALVALAFTSGIRGSAFGLLATAAIALPFALSDRGPTSLMDASMETKILVLQAFLIVNSVLTFAVAGAVTQRRRLMSHLRHSQYRLKRKTLELNEMLGKARLAEVMSKVGHWTLDTKTNSVFWSPEVFTIHGVDPEEFDPNYNVAVGFYAPEDQKRIDALVAEGIATGQGWEFEATLIRKSDGEHRIVHSMGECQTGPDGTVDLVFGVFRDITDERRLQRDLRRREAHYRLMAEHSTDIVLNFDLDGTVKFVSPSCRVLGINPEDAIGKPAQNFVLPEDREIAAQAVRELISNTDESRPTRSEHRAPKAGGGYIWLESNPTLIRDENGVPRSVVSSYRDITERKLMEQQMAESERQYRMLAEHSTDIVLQTTIGGVITYASPACRKLGVTPEQAVGMRTLDFVVPEDRPAAIAASRMNFAGKEPSSDFRREFRVQTIDGQIVWLEGNPNIVRDEVGKPVSVINTLRDVTDRREREDMLAAAREEAEAAGRAKAEFLSNMSHEIRTPLNGVLGFTQLIARTDLDADQKEYLERIQSAGRMLREIVDDVLDFSKIEAGRFQIEENAFCVRSVVEDVIDLVDAGRKTKSVPIRRHIDPLADMSILGDETRVRQVLTNLIGNAAKFTKQGHIDVSAEIRDDKLRITVADTGIGISKDSLRHVFEGFRQADSTVSRKFGGTGLGLSISRSLAELMGGDLSMESEEGKGTRVTLTIPVKFSDESETVAPISPAKTKTREAATIVVVDDVEANLSLIELGLRHTGHHLVTFESARKAIDFIRDEEQVDLVLMDIQMPGMDGLSATRAIRAMAAPDCNVPIIALTANAMASQIAEYKAAGMDDHFAKPIDLDLLESVVEQHLGASGRLESRRSSAQEDEVSESDEWAALRAEYARYLNSLGEQFSEILGSGSQKDVARQVERLAHAIAGTAGSYGFDDISKAAFDLETLARLAADEAEADIDIEDGVKAFLDLSQGAA is encoded by the coding sequence ATGACGAAGTCTGCTCTCGAAGCGTCAAAGGCACCAATTGCCTGGCTTGCAACCAAGTCTGTACTTAAAAATTGCCTCGGCCTGCTGCTCGTCGCCGTGGGGGTGTTCGCGCTGACGAACCTCTCAATACACCTGACGCGGGCACAGGGAAATATTGCGGCGATCTGGCCTGTAAACGGTGTTGTTCTTGCCTTGATGCTGTGGCGGTCAAAGCAATCGTGGCCCTACATGCTTGCGGTCCTTGGTGGTATCATCTTCCTCGCGAACACTTTGTCCGGTGACGAACTGGTTCTGTCGAGTTTCCTCTCGCTCGCCAACGTTGTCGAAGTGTTTCTCGTCGCGCAGTTATATGTGCTTGGTCGCCGCTATAGTCTGATCAGCCAGCTAGGTCTGTTGAAGCTGTTTGGGGCAGCAACAGTTGGCTGTCTGATCTCGACACTGCTTGCAGTGATCGGCCTGGCGCTTATCGGCTCAAACATCCTTCTGCATGAGGCCATCATCTGGCTGAGTGCTGACATGCTGGGGATTGTGCTGTTCACGCCCGTCGTCAAAGGGATCGTCAGTCGATCGACCAAGTTCGATCTCTTCAAGTTCAGTCGAGACCAGGTGCTGACGTTCTGTCTGGCCTGCGGCGTGGCATTTCTGGTCTTTGCGCAGTCGGACTATCCATTCCTGTTCTTCGTGCCACCAGCACTTGTTGCTCTTGCGTTTACAAGCGGCATCAGAGGCTCTGCCTTCGGTCTGCTCGCGACAGCCGCAATCGCGCTTCCCTTCGCCTTGAGTGACCGGGGGCCGACGTCTCTGATGGACGCAAGCATGGAGACCAAAATCCTGGTTCTTCAGGCCTTCTTGATTGTGAATTCCGTGCTGACGTTTGCTGTTGCGGGCGCAGTGACACAACGCCGGCGACTGATGTCACACCTTCGGCACTCTCAATATCGGCTCAAACGAAAGACACTCGAACTCAATGAAATGCTCGGTAAAGCCCGGCTTGCCGAGGTGATGTCGAAAGTCGGCCACTGGACGCTGGATACCAAAACGAATTCCGTCTTCTGGTCGCCGGAAGTTTTCACGATTCATGGCGTCGATCCGGAGGAATTCGATCCAAATTACAATGTCGCCGTGGGGTTCTACGCGCCAGAAGATCAAAAGCGCATTGATGCGCTCGTTGCGGAGGGCATTGCAACCGGCCAGGGTTGGGAATTCGAAGCAACCTTGATCCGAAAATCTGACGGCGAACACCGTATCGTCCACTCCATGGGCGAATGCCAGACTGGTCCAGACGGAACGGTCGATCTTGTCTTCGGCGTTTTCCGCGACATTACCGACGAACGGCGGCTTCAGCGGGACCTTCGCAGACGCGAGGCCCATTATCGCCTGATGGCTGAACACTCGACAGACATTGTTCTTAATTTCGACCTCGATGGGACGGTGAAGTTCGTCTCGCCGTCCTGCCGTGTCCTTGGTATCAATCCCGAAGACGCGATTGGCAAACCAGCGCAGAACTTTGTCTTGCCTGAAGATCGCGAAATAGCGGCCCAGGCCGTTCGCGAACTTATATCCAATACGGATGAGTCCCGCCCGACCAGAAGCGAACATCGCGCCCCGAAAGCGGGCGGCGGTTATATCTGGCTGGAAAGCAATCCGACGCTCATACGTGACGAGAACGGCGTGCCGCGGTCTGTTGTGTCGTCCTATCGCGACATCACCGAACGTAAGCTGATGGAACAGCAGATGGCGGAAAGTGAGCGCCAGTACCGTATGCTTGCCGAGCATTCGACCGACATCGTGCTGCAAACCACGATCGGCGGCGTGATTACCTATGCGTCGCCAGCGTGCAGAAAGCTTGGCGTGACGCCGGAGCAGGCCGTCGGCATGCGCACCCTCGATTTTGTGGTTCCGGAGGATCGCCCTGCCGCCATAGCGGCAAGCCGGATGAACTTTGCAGGGAAAGAGCCAAGTTCTGACTTCCGAAGAGAATTCCGTGTGCAGACGATTGATGGCCAAATCGTCTGGCTTGAGGGCAACCCCAATATCGTTCGTGATGAAGTCGGCAAACCAGTTTCGGTCATCAATACGCTGCGAGATGTCACGGACCGGCGCGAACGTGAAGACATGCTGGCGGCCGCACGCGAGGAAGCTGAAGCTGCAGGTCGCGCAAAAGCAGAGTTCCTGTCGAATATGAGCCACGAAATTCGCACACCTTTGAACGGTGTGCTTGGCTTTACTCAGCTCATCGCACGCACCGATCTCGACGCCGACCAGAAAGAGTATCTCGAGCGCATCCAAAGTGCGGGGCGGATGTTACGAGAAATCGTGGATGATGTTCTCGACTTCTCCAAGATCGAGGCTGGCCGGTTCCAAATTGAAGAAAATGCGTTCTGTGTTCGAAGCGTCGTCGAAGATGTGATCGATCTTGTTGATGCCGGACGTAAGACCAAATCCGTCCCCATCAGACGGCATATAGATCCGCTGGCTGATATGAGCATTCTCGGTGATGAGACGCGTGTGCGCCAGGTGCTCACCAATCTGATTGGCAATGCCGCCAAGTTCACCAAGCAAGGCCACATCGATGTCTCGGCAGAGATTCGCGATGACAAGCTGAGAATCACGGTCGCAGATACCGGTATTGGCATTTCGAAGGATAGCCTTCGCCACGTATTTGAGGGGTTCCGACAGGCCGACTCTACAGTGTCGCGGAAGTTTGGCGGCACGGGACTGGGGCTCAGCATCAGCCGCTCCCTGGCAGAACTTATGGGCGGCGACCTCAGCATGGAAAGCGAGGAGGGCAAAGGCACGCGCGTCACGTTGACTATACCGGTCAAATTCTCAGACGAGAGCGAGACTGTTGCCCCAATTAGTCCTGCTAAGACCAAAACACGCGAAGCCGCCACGATTGTCGTCGTTGATGATGTCGAAGCTAATCTGAGCCTGATCGAACTGGGGCTGCGTCATACCGGTCACCATCTGGTGACGTTTGAATCGGCTCGCAAAGCCATCGACTTCATCCGGGATGAGGAGCAGGTAGACCTCGTTCTAATGGACATTCAGATGCCCGGCATGGACGGGTTGAGTGCGACGCGCGCAATCCGCGCTATGGCGGCGCCAGATTGCAACGTCCCAATCATCGCGCTGACAGCGAATGCGATGGCGTCTCAGATCGCTGAATACAAGGCTGCCGGAATGGACGATCATTTCGCCAAGCCTATCGATCTCGACCTGCTTGAGAGTGTTGTGGAGCAGCATCTTGGAGCCTCTGGCCGGCTGGAATCCCGGCGCTCCTCTGCGCAAGAGGATGAGGTGTCTGAGAGCGACGAATGGGCAGCGCTTCGCGCGGAGTACGCCAGGTATCTGAATTCGCTGGGCGAGCAGTTCTCTGAAATCCTGGGCTCGGGCAGCCAGAAAGACGTTGCCAGACAGGTTGAGCGGTTGGCCCATGCAATTGCCGGAACGGCAGGCAGTTATGGATTTGACGACATCTCCAAAGCCGCGTTCGATCTTGAGACACTGGCGCGATTGGCAGCAGATGAAGCTGAGGCTGATATAGATATCGAGGATGGCGTAAAGGCGTTTCTCGATCTCAGCCAAGGGGCCGCGTAA
- a CDS encoding TetR/AcrR family transcriptional regulator: MTKTAPKRRRMTKAEQRAETTEQILDEAEYLFAQGGFNGVTLKDIAKRVGVHHTLLNYYFDDKKSVFDAVVARRAGVTSSLRMKALDEYDEATGGKPTVEGALRAFLDTDLDLYSQGGEGWKNYGVMGAQSSNTPYGGALFDFHFDQVVLRLIGLLEKALPECSREDLFWGYHFVTGALMLTLGRTGRIDRLSEGLCKSDDFEAVKERMATFMAGGFRELAERKKPSK, from the coding sequence ATGACGAAGACCGCCCCCAAACGCCGTAGAATGACGAAGGCCGAGCAGCGCGCCGAAACCACGGAGCAAATCCTGGATGAGGCGGAATATCTGTTCGCGCAAGGCGGCTTCAATGGCGTCACGTTGAAGGACATCGCCAAGCGTGTCGGGGTGCACCACACATTGCTCAACTATTATTTCGACGACAAGAAGAGCGTCTTCGATGCCGTCGTCGCGCGGCGGGCAGGCGTGACGAGCTCTTTGCGGATGAAGGCGCTGGATGAGTATGATGAGGCGACGGGCGGAAAGCCAACGGTCGAGGGGGCGTTGCGCGCCTTTCTGGACACTGACCTCGATCTTTACAGCCAGGGCGGAGAAGGCTGGAAGAATTACGGCGTGATGGGCGCGCAATCGTCAAACACGCCTTATGGCGGCGCGCTCTTCGATTTTCACTTCGATCAGGTTGTTCTGCGGCTCATCGGCCTTCTTGAAAAGGCCCTGCCGGAGTGTTCGAGAGAAGACTTGTTCTGGGGCTATCACTTCGTCACCGGCGCGCTGATGCTGACGCTTGGACGCACGGGACGGATCGATCGACTGTCTGAAGGGCTCTGCAAATCAGACGACTTCGAAGCCGTCAAGGAGCGCATGGCGACCTTCATGGCCGGCGGCTTCCGCGAACTCGCAGAAAGAAAAAAGCCCTCAAAATAA